A genomic window from Silene latifolia isolate original U9 population chromosome Y, ASM4854445v1, whole genome shotgun sequence includes:
- the LOC141628828 gene encoding uncharacterized protein LOC141628828 has product MTFVMVKHRSFRVEFNTKTNESKCACKACLRGMALFVAISLWVWNGRRVHRIPDPYVLARWTKKSYEPVVRNENGKVIEEIDEGDIKKAEMSKFGENITGPIESKTKNQEIEALLGITASNDIDLRPPNQAKNKGSGKRLRSSKEKAKTKQQKRKRRCGNYKKWVNHNKENLYSSISLKVPLR; this is encoded by the exons ATGACGTTCGTGATGGTGAAGCACAGGAGCTTCCGAGTTGAATTTAACACCAAAACTAACGAGAGCAAATGTGCATGTAAGGCATGTTTGAGAGGCATGGCATTGTTTGTCGCCATATCTTTGtgggtgtggaatggtaggcGGGTCCACAGGATACCCGACCCTTATGTCCttgctcgatggacaaagaaatccTACGAGCCGGTTGTccgaaatgaaaatggaaaggtgaTAGAAGAGATTGATGAAGGCGACATCAAGAAAGCCGAGATGTCAAAG TTCGGGGAGAACATCACGGGACCAATCGAATCGAAGACTAAAAACCAGGAAATCGAGGCTCTTCTAGGCATCACGGCTTCAAATGACATTGACCTTCGACCGCCAAACCAGGCCAAGAATAAGGGCAGTGGCAAAAGATTAAGGTCCTCCAAAGAAAAGGCCAAGACCAAGCAACAAAAGAGGAAGCGAAGATGCGGTAACTACAAGAAGTGGGTGAACCACAACAAAGAGAACTTGTACTCTTCCATTTCTTTGAAAGTCCCCCttcgatga